One segment of Marvinbryantia formatexigens DSM 14469 DNA contains the following:
- a CDS encoding Ig-like domain-containing protein, whose translation MRNNAKKLFPLLLTFIMLLSLSVTASAAAAKKISITGTLKTMVVGQKNELDTKITPKSAKVRDKNIVWTSSNPKVIRILENYDDETEIKALKAGTATITVSIRGTNLKASKKITVKNSSAVSVSSYTKKISSCTENLKDIYNSIKKATVKSGYSAARRQAQTYENKIEKIEDQLDELEDTIKSLYRSGKLTASQYNSLKKKLKSADSYADKAEDYLERKFGDFD comes from the coding sequence ATGAGAAACAACGCGAAAAAACTATTTCCGCTGCTGCTGACATTCATTATGCTTCTTTCCCTGTCTGTCACAGCTTCCGCGGCAGCTGCAAAGAAAATTTCTATCACCGGGACGCTGAAAACAATGGTGGTCGGTCAGAAAAATGAGCTGGATACAAAGATTACTCCAAAGAGCGCGAAGGTCAGAGACAAAAATATTGTGTGGACCAGCAGCAACCCGAAAGTAATCCGGATTCTGGAAAACTACGACGATGAGACAGAAATTAAAGCTTTAAAGGCGGGAACCGCAACTATCACCGTATCAATCAGGGGCACAAACTTAAAAGCCAGCAAAAAAATTACGGTAAAGAATTCCTCTGCCGTATCTGTCAGCAGCTACACGAAAAAAATCAGTTCCTGCACCGAAAATCTTAAGGATATTTACAACAGCATCAAAAAAGCAACCGTTAAAAGCGGCTACTCTGCAGCCCGCAGGCAGGCGCAGACCTATGAAAACAAGATTGAAAAAATCGAAGACCAGCTCGACGAGCTGGAAGATACCATAAAGAGTCTTTACCGCTCCGGCAAACTTACCGCCAGCCAGTACAATTCCTTAAAGAAAAAGCTGAAAAGCGCTGACAGCTATGCCGATAAAGCGGAAGACTATCTGGAAAGAAAGTTTGGAGATTTCGACTGA
- the radA gene encoding DNA repair protein RadA, protein MAKAKGTVFFCQNCGYESAKWQGQCPGCHEWNTFVEEPAAPKKSAAAKGGRAPVSGPGTEPVRLSEIRADESERTSSGMAELDRVLGGGIVSGSLILVGGDPGIGKSTLLLQVCRDLVNRKHTVLYISGEESARQLKLRAQRVGRFEEELMVLCETNLDTICEVLQRQKPEFVVIDSIQTMYSEEVASAPGSVSQVRQATGVFMQIAKGMGITVFLVGHVTKEGVVAGPRVLEHMVDTVLYFEGDRHAAYRILRGVKNRFGSTNEIGVFEMRDTGLVEVENPSEYMLSGKLENASGSVVACSMEGTRPVLVEIQALVCQSNLPMPRRTTAGTDFNRVNLLLAVLEKRAGIRLSSCDVYVNIAGGIKMTEPAIDLGLILALVSSYKDIAVDEKLIAFGEVGLSGEIRAVNMAKQRVDEARKLGFTTVLMPEVSVRSVGKIPGLKIVGLKTVREAVFYILSGEDSGLPFST, encoded by the coding sequence ATGGCAAAAGCAAAAGGAACCGTATTTTTCTGCCAGAACTGCGGGTATGAATCGGCAAAATGGCAGGGGCAGTGTCCGGGCTGCCATGAGTGGAATACCTTTGTGGAGGAACCGGCTGCGCCGAAAAAGAGCGCTGCCGCAAAGGGCGGGCGCGCGCCGGTATCCGGACCCGGCACAGAGCCGGTGCGTCTCTCCGAGATACGCGCAGACGAAAGCGAGCGCACCTCGTCCGGCATGGCGGAGCTGGACCGCGTGCTGGGCGGCGGCATCGTGTCCGGTTCGCTGATACTGGTGGGCGGCGACCCCGGTATCGGCAAATCGACGCTGCTTTTGCAGGTCTGCCGCGACCTGGTCAACCGGAAGCATACGGTGCTTTATATCTCCGGGGAGGAATCGGCGCGTCAGTTAAAGCTGCGCGCGCAGCGCGTCGGGCGCTTCGAGGAGGAGCTGATGGTGCTCTGTGAGACAAATCTGGACACTATCTGCGAGGTGCTGCAGCGGCAGAAGCCGGAGTTTGTGGTGATTGATTCCATCCAGACCATGTACAGCGAGGAGGTGGCGTCGGCGCCGGGGAGCGTCTCCCAGGTGCGCCAGGCTACCGGTGTGTTCATGCAGATTGCAAAGGGCATGGGCATCACAGTATTTCTGGTCGGACATGTTACGAAGGAGGGCGTTGTGGCGGGACCGCGTGTGCTGGAACACATGGTTGATACCGTGCTCTATTTTGAGGGCGACCGCCATGCCGCTTACCGTATCCTGCGCGGTGTGAAAAACCGTTTCGGCTCTACCAATGAAATCGGCGTTTTTGAGATGCGTGATACCGGGCTGGTGGAGGTGGAAAATCCTTCGGAATATATGCTGAGCGGCAAGCTGGAAAATGCTTCCGGCTCCGTTGTTGCCTGCTCTATGGAGGGAACGCGCCCGGTGCTGGTGGAAATCCAGGCGCTGGTCTGCCAGAGCAACCTGCCGATGCCGCGCCGTACCACGGCGGGAACCGATTTCAACCGTGTAAATCTGCTGCTTGCCGTGCTCGAAAAACGCGCGGGTATCCGGCTTTCCTCCTGCGATGTTTACGTCAATATTGCCGGCGGCATCAAAATGACGGAACCGGCAATCGACCTCGGTCTTATTCTGGCGCTGGTTTCCAGCTACAAGGATATCGCCGTGGATGAAAAGCTTATCGCCTTCGGCGAGGTGGGCTTAAGCGGTGAAATTCGTGCGGTCAATATGGCAAAGCAGCGCGTCGACGAAGCCAGAAAGCTTGGCTTTACCACCGTGCTGATGCCGGAGGTCTCCGTCCGCAGCGTCGGAAAAATCCCCGGACTGAAAATCGTCGGTCTTAAAACCGTGCGGGAAGCTGTGTTCTATATACTCAGCGGAGAAGATTCCGGCTTGCCGTTTTCCACATAA